From the Betaproteobacteria bacterium genome, the window TCCCGCCCCAGCGTATCACGCAGCCTGCCCGACGAAGCGGCCACGGCGGCGTTGGGCGCCGCGCTCGGCCACGCTCTCGAGCCGGGAATGAACGTCTACCTGCACGGCGACCTGGGCGCGGGCAAGACCACGCTGGTGCGCGGCCTTTTGCGCGGGCTTGGCTATACAGGCAAGGTCAAGAGTCCCACCTATACCCTGGTTGAACTTTACGAAGTTTCGAGGTTATACTTCTATCACTTTGATTTTTATCGCCTCGAACGCGACCAGGATTGGATCGATGCGGGCTTTCTCGAATACTTTGGCGGAGCCGCGATCTGCCTGGTCGAATGGCCGGAGAAAGCGGCGGCAACCTTGCCGCCCGCCGATGTGGACGTTCACCTGTCCCTGGCGCCCGCAGTCGGACGCGATGCGCTCCTCACCGCAGTCAGCGCTGCGGGGCGCCGATGCCTGACCGCGCTCGGCCCTTAGCGCCCGCAGACACGCCGGCGATTTCGGGCGAAGGTGCGCGGTCGGATTCGCGCGCAGGCGCGCGGTCGGATTCGCGCGCAGGCGCGCGGTCGCTTGCCGTTGCGGCGACCCATTCATCGCCATCCAAGCGCGAGCCGCTGCGCGCCAATCAGAGCTTCGGCGCCTCGCAGACAAGCCGGCCGGCGTGGCTCGGCTTCGCCGTGCTGATCGCGCTGCTGCTGGCGGCGCTCTATCCCAGCTTCGCGCTTTCGAGCACCGAGATCGCATCCACGCGCATGTGGCCGTCGCAGGAATACACGCGGGTGACGATCGAGTCCGCCTCGCACATCCGCTACTCGGTGTTCTCGGTGCCCGCCCCCGATCGTATCGTGCTCGATCTCGAAG encodes:
- the tsaE gene encoding tRNA (adenosine(37)-N6)-threonylcarbamoyltransferase complex ATPase subunit type 1 TsaE is translated as MHAHSGSTSRPSVSRSLPDEAATAALGAALGHALEPGMNVYLHGDLGAGKTTLVRGLLRGLGYTGKVKSPTYTLVELYEVSRLYFYHFDFYRLERDQDWIDAGFLEYFGGAAICLVEWPEKAAATLPPADVDVHLSLAPAVGRDALLTAVSAAGRRCLTALGP